The following coding sequences are from one Rhinoraja longicauda isolate Sanriku21f chromosome 7, sRhiLon1.1, whole genome shotgun sequence window:
- the atp6v1ab gene encoding V-type proton ATPase catalytic subunit A: MDFSKLPKIEDADHETMVGYVHGVSGPVVIASDMAGAAMYELVRVGHSELVGEIIRLEGDMATIQVYEETSGVSVGDPVLRTGKPLSVELGPGIMGAIFDGIQRPLKDINDLSQSIYIPRGVNVNALSKDIKWEFTPSKNMRVGSHITGGDIYGCVYENSLIKHKIMLPPKNRGTVTYVAPAGHYDVSDVVLELEFEGIKEKFTMVQVWPVRQVRPVTDKLPASHPLLTGQRVLDALFPCVQGGTTAIPGAFGCGKTVISQSLSKYSNSDVIIYVGCGERGNEMSEVLRDFPELTMEVDGKIESIMKRTSLVANTSNMPVAAREASIYTGITLSEYFRDMGYHVSMMADSTSRWAEALREISGRLAEMPADSGYPAYLGARLASFYERAGRVKCLGNPEREGSVSIVGAVSPPGGDFSDPVTSATLGIVQVFWGLDKKLAQRKHFPSVNWLISYSKYTRALDEYYEKHFTEFVPLRTKVKEILQEEEDLAEIVQLVGKASLAESDKITLEVAKLVKDDFLQQNGYTSYDRFCPFYKTVGMLSNMIGFYDMARHAVESTALSDNKITWAIIREHMGEILYRLSSMKFKDPVKDGEQKIKADYIQLYEDMQTAFRSLED, encoded by the exons ATGGATTTCAGCAAACTTCCCAAAATTGAAGATGCTGACCACGAGACAATGGTCGGATACGTTCATGGTGTCTCTGGGCCCG TTGTCATTGCCTCAGATATGGCTGGAGCAGCAATGTACGAGCTGGTCCGTGTAGGTCACTCTGAGTTGGTTGGTGAGATTATTCGCTTGGAGGGAGATATGGCCACAATCCAGGTTTATGAAGAAACTT CTGGTGTATCTGTCGGAGATCCTGTGTTGCGAACAGGGAAACCCCTATCCGTGGAGCTGGGACCTGGCATCATGGGAGCCATCTTTGATGGAATCCAGCGACCTCTAAAGGACATCAATGATCTATCACAGAGTATTTACATCCCCCGCGGTGTCAACGTGAATGCTCTGAGTAAAGACATAAAGTGGGAATTTACACCTTCCAAGAATATGCGG gttgGTAGTCACATCACTGGTGGAGATATATATGGCTGTGTGTATGAAAATTCTCTTATTAAGCACAAAATCATGCTTCCGCCAAAAAATAGAGGAACTGTGACATATGTTGCCCCAGCAGGGCACTATGATGTTTCT GATGTAGTTCTGGAACTTGAATTTGAAGGAATTAAGGAGAAGTTTACTATGGTCCAGGTCTGGCCTGTCCGTCAGGTGAGGCCAGTCACTGATAAGCTTCCAGCCAGTCACCCTCTGCTAACAGGACAGCGAGTGCTGGACGCACTATTCCC ATGTGTGCAAGGTGGAACAACAGCCATTCCCGGTGCCTTTGGTTGTGGAAAAACGGTGATTTCTCAGTCTCTATCAAAGTACTCTAACAGTGATGTTATCATCTACGTTGGATGTGGGGAGCGTGGCAATGAGATGTCTGAAGTACTGAGAGATTTCCCGGAG CTGACGATGGAAGTTGATGGAAAAATAGAAAGCATCATGAAGCGAACATCTTTGGTGGCTAATACCTCCAACATGCCTGTTGCTGCTAGAGAAGCTTCCATCTATACTG GCATTACACTTTCTGAATATTTCCGGGACATGGGTTACCACGTCAGCATGATGGCAGACTCCACCTCCCGATGGGCTGAGGCCTTGCGAGAAATCTCCGGTCGGCTGGCAGAGATGCCCGCTG ACAGTGGTTATCCTGCTTACCTGGGTGCCCGTTTAGCTTCATTTTACGAGCGTGCAGGCCGAGTCAAGTGCCTGGGAAATCCTGAGAGAGAGGGTAGTGTCAGCATTGTCGGAGC TGTCTCACCCCCTGGTGGGGATTTTTCGGATCCTGTGACATCAGCTACTCTTGGCATTGTGCAG GTATTTTGGGGCTTGGATAAGAAGTTGGCACAGCGCAAACATTTTCCTTCAGTTAATTGGCTGATTAGCTACAGCAAATACACCCGTGCACTGGATGAGTACTATGAAAAGCACTTCACGGAATTTGTGCCACTTAGGACCAAAGTTAAAGAGATCCTGCAGGAAGAAGAGGATCTCGCAGAAATTGTTCAGCTGGTCGGAAAA GCATCTCTGGCAGAGTCGGACAAAATAACATTGGAGGTGGCAAAGTTGGTAAAGGATGATTTTTTGCAACAGAATGGATACACTTCCTATGACCG CTTTTGTCCTTTCTATAAAACTGTTGGTATGCTGTCAAATATGATTGGCTTCTATGATATGGCTCGTCATGCAGTGGAATCGACTGCACTAAGTGATAACAAGATCACGTGGGCGATTATTCGTGAGCACATGGGAGAGATTCTCTACAGGCTGAGCTCCATGAAATTCAAG GACCCAGTGAAAGATGGGGAGCAAAAAATTAAGGCAGACTACATACAACTTTATGAAGACATGCAAACTGCATTCCGTAGTCTAGAAGATTAA